A region from the Palaemon carinicauda isolate YSFRI2023 chromosome 9, ASM3689809v2, whole genome shotgun sequence genome encodes:
- the LOC137646351 gene encoding uncharacterized protein, which yields MFGIEPKVGLASTVIPPNMPGNIRTEEYLDTILHHEVEVSADEEEQEGEEEQITKRVKHLQEGDNATLKVPEFDRGPSDSRNLLVVVLQRDEDLYEVGCREGRITTRSTAADMDPVKEKFLTPDEVPDVEMALRTAVTRYTGGQGYVKCDCKTNCTTSRCSCTNKLLRCNSRCHPGRSCSNI from the exons ATGTTCGGCATCGAACCCAAGGTAGGCCTAGCATCCACTGTTATTCCACCTAATATGCCCGGCAATATAAGAACTGAAGAATATTTAGACACCATCCTCCACCATGAAGTTGAGGTGTCGGCTGATGAagaggaacaagaaggagaggaggAACA AATAACAAAGAGAGTGAAACACCTACAAGAGGGTGACAACGCGACGCTGAAAGTTCCCGAGTTTGATCGTGGGCCGAGTGACAGCAGGAACCTCCTGGTTGTGGTGCTGCAGAGAGACGAGGACCTGTACGAGGTAGGCTGCAGAGAAGGACGCATAACCACCCGGTCCACGGCAGCTGACATGGACCCCGTTAAGGAGAAGTTCCTCACCCCAGATGAGGTTCCCGACGTTGAAATGGCTTTGAGAACAGCAGTAACCAGATACACAGGAGGCCAAGGGTATGTGAAGTGTGACTGTAAAACAAATTGCACAACTTCCAGATGTTCCTGCACAAATAAGCTGTTAAGATGTAACTCTCGTTGCCACCCTGGTCGTTCTTGTAGCAATATTTAA